In a genomic window of Cytobacillus sp. FSL H8-0458:
- a CDS encoding metal-dependent hydrolase family protein, whose product MPADTKWILKGGSIIDGLNDEVVENSYIKVEDGRITEVKEGEPGDTEGFEVIDCTGKYILPGLIDCHVHLVWNGSADPQSLIKNEENDRIALEAYKHALDTLKLGVTTVRDLGAPDRTVLHVRNVIDSGLLSGPTIIAAGAPICMTGGHVYYLGYESDGPDEVRKNTRRVLKEGADLVKVMATGGIYTKGEEPGSVQLTIEELSAAKEEALKKNKKVSAHADGIEGIMNCLEVGIDTIEHGIYADRQALEIMKNQGTFLVPTMAVMRQLISSPDIPAYALEKAKQVVGPHFSMLQEAVQIGVKIATGTDCGSPLTPPRYYYDELAIMHEAGMSEMEVIKASTSVAAECLGIEDQRGSISPGKFADLLIADSNPLNDLNSLRGDKLVMKNGVLVN is encoded by the coding sequence ATGCCAGCAGACACAAAATGGATCTTAAAAGGTGGCAGCATTATTGACGGACTAAATGATGAGGTGGTTGAGAATTCGTACATCAAGGTTGAAGACGGAAGAATAACTGAGGTCAAAGAAGGGGAGCCAGGTGATACAGAAGGGTTTGAAGTCATTGATTGCACCGGAAAATATATCCTTCCCGGTCTGATTGACTGCCATGTGCATCTCGTTTGGAATGGCAGTGCAGACCCGCAATCCCTCATAAAGAATGAAGAGAATGACAGAATCGCTTTGGAAGCCTACAAGCATGCATTGGATACTCTGAAATTAGGCGTCACTACGGTCAGGGATTTGGGTGCACCTGATCGAACCGTATTGCATGTAAGAAATGTCATTGATTCCGGCTTGCTTTCAGGGCCTACCATTATTGCTGCTGGTGCACCTATTTGTATGACAGGCGGACATGTCTATTATTTAGGCTATGAATCGGATGGGCCGGATGAAGTCCGCAAGAATACAAGAAGGGTGCTCAAGGAAGGGGCAGACCTGGTGAAAGTCATGGCAACCGGCGGTATTTATACCAAAGGGGAAGAGCCCGGTTCAGTTCAATTAACAATAGAGGAACTGAGTGCTGCAAAAGAAGAGGCTCTAAAGAAAAATAAGAAGGTCTCTGCTCATGCAGATGGAATTGAGGGGATCATGAATTGTTTAGAGGTCGGGATTGACACAATCGAGCATGGAATTTACGCAGATCGTCAGGCTCTTGAAATCATGAAAAATCAGGGAACCTTTTTGGTGCCGACAATGGCTGTCATGAGACAGCTTATAAGCAGCCCGGACATTCCGGCATACGCTCTTGAAAAAGCGAAGCAAGTTGTGGGACCGCATTTCTCCATGCTGCAGGAGGCTGTTCAAATCGGAGTGAAGATTGCAACAGGAACTGATTGTGGCTCTCCATTAACCCCGCCCCGCTATTATTATGATGAATTAGCGATAATGCATGAAGCGGGAATGTCGGAAATGGAAGTCATTAAAGCATCAACGAGTGTTGCAGCTGAATGTCTCGGAATTGAAGATCAGCGCGGCAGTATTTCTCCAGGAAAGTTCGCGGATTTGCTGATTGCAGACAGCAATCCGCTGAATGATTTAAATAGTTTGCGAGGAGACAAGCTTGTGATGAAAAATGGTGTTTTGGTCAACTAA
- a CDS encoding sodium:solute symporter family protein, which produces MSLLNIYLVAVVIYLVFMALIGVYFAKKSVKNSDDFMVAGRSLPLFVVMGTLLATFVGSGTVVGGASFIYQYGPFAAIFNLSGGIVGAIILYFIASKIRQIEIYTVPDLLERRFGKAALYISSVIIIFAFVGITAYQFTGGAYVLQLTTGIPLEIGAIIMCALVIFLTVSGGLFSVAYTDALSAILIIIGFLFGVPFALNAVGGFEGLSLSLPEINKSWNGGLSFPQLLGFFLPLFLLVLGDQNMYQRFSAAKDPDVARKSTIGFFVGSVFVISLTIILATTSIVLFPEIKPDTAILSLAIDGVPLVIGLLILCSAVAFIITTATSYLLSASGNIVSDLIQRSSKSKLSESKLLWYNRVIVVVLGVLAYVLGQFFPSVLAIQMYSYTMYGASLTPAILATVLWKNATKAGVISSMIVGGSATMIWEIGLDRPLDWNSVLFALPLSVLTLIIVSLATRNKNVTTDLTADHTS; this is translated from the coding sequence GTGAGCTTATTGAACATTTATTTAGTTGCAGTTGTGATTTATCTGGTTTTCATGGCGTTAATTGGTGTGTATTTCGCAAAAAAATCGGTGAAAAACAGTGATGATTTCATGGTTGCAGGACGAAGCCTGCCTCTGTTCGTCGTCATGGGTACTCTTCTTGCAACGTTTGTTGGATCTGGAACTGTAGTCGGCGGAGCAAGCTTTATTTACCAATACGGACCGTTTGCCGCTATTTTCAATCTGTCAGGCGGAATTGTTGGAGCTATTATTTTATATTTTATCGCTTCTAAAATCCGCCAGATTGAAATCTATACAGTACCAGATCTTTTGGAACGGCGCTTTGGAAAAGCAGCTCTTTATATATCATCCGTTATTATCATCTTTGCCTTTGTCGGAATCACAGCCTACCAGTTTACAGGCGGAGCCTATGTGCTGCAATTAACCACAGGCATTCCACTGGAAATAGGAGCCATCATTATGTGTGCACTGGTTATCTTCTTAACGGTAAGCGGCGGGCTATTTTCAGTTGCGTATACGGATGCACTTAGTGCCATTTTAATTATTATTGGCTTTCTTTTCGGGGTTCCCTTTGCACTGAATGCTGTTGGGGGATTTGAAGGATTATCTCTATCTTTGCCTGAAATAAATAAGTCCTGGAATGGCGGCTTATCATTTCCTCAGCTTCTTGGCTTCTTCCTGCCTTTGTTTTTACTTGTTCTAGGTGATCAAAACATGTATCAGCGATTTTCCGCTGCGAAAGATCCGGACGTAGCCCGGAAATCCACTATCGGCTTTTTTGTTGGCAGTGTGTTTGTCATTAGTTTAACCATCATCTTAGCAACTACCTCGATTGTACTTTTTCCAGAAATCAAGCCTGATACAGCTATACTATCGCTAGCGATTGATGGTGTACCTTTAGTAATCGGGTTGCTCATACTCTGTTCAGCGGTTGCTTTTATTATTACAACAGCTACTTCTTACCTTTTATCAGCATCAGGAAATATTGTCAGTGACTTAATCCAGCGTTCAAGTAAAAGCAAGCTGTCCGAAAGCAAACTTCTATGGTACAACCGTGTGATAGTCGTGGTTTTAGGGGTCCTTGCGTATGTGTTAGGGCAATTCTTCCCAAGCGTCCTTGCCATCCAAATGTATTCCTATACAATGTACGGCGCGTCTTTAACTCCTGCCATTCTTGCAACCGTATTATGGAAGAATGCAACAAAAGCAGGCGTAATCAGCTCCATGATTGTGGGTGGTTCTGCAACGATGATCTGGGAAATCGGTCTTGACCGGCCTTTAGATTGGAATAGTGTCCTGTTTGCCTTGCCATTGTCCGTTTTAACCCTCATCATTGTCAGTTTGGCAACGAGAAATAAAAACGTCACAACAGACCTCACTGCTGATCATACAAGCTAA
- a CDS encoding M24 family metallopeptidase → MDSAKRINRLQEYMKERAISAVFVFNPDHQFYLTNFKALIYSRPIIFYLQEKTAMIVPGLEETHALEHSHADDVLVYYEHPGAGRDETSHMEHIRALLKQSPDSSRIGVDLAFIPGEVLLYLQQSGYQVVDIGQFIYHMRFIKDDEEIHMLEQAGQLVNLAVSKSLAQIQAGITEMEIDAAGNAALFEATAAQYPDSVIDVVVMSPSGLKRSIMPHVFSNTRKIEAGDVIIHSRQVGLNGYRAELERTVIVGKPTAQQEKAFQAAIEAQQRAIDFIKPGVKFSEVDGVAREVFERAGLEKYAIHRTGHGIGVSAHEQPFLRYDHHDVVEEGMAFSIEPGIYIPEVGGFRHSDTVLITSDGCRLITEYPRDMESLLY, encoded by the coding sequence GTGGATTCAGCGAAACGAATCAATCGATTACAAGAGTATATGAAAGAACGGGCAATATCTGCCGTATTTGTCTTTAATCCTGACCATCAATTTTATTTAACAAATTTCAAAGCTTTAATTTATTCACGGCCAATCATCTTTTATTTACAGGAAAAGACAGCCATGATTGTACCTGGTCTGGAAGAAACCCATGCATTGGAACATTCACACGCAGATGATGTGCTGGTCTATTATGAACATCCTGGTGCCGGCAGGGATGAGACTTCGCATATGGAACATATACGTGCATTGTTAAAACAAAGTCCAGATTCATCAAGAATTGGTGTGGATTTAGCCTTCATTCCGGGTGAGGTTCTTCTCTATCTGCAGCAATCAGGCTATCAGGTGGTTGACATCGGGCAATTCATTTATCATATGCGATTTATCAAAGATGATGAAGAAATTCACATGCTGGAGCAGGCAGGACAATTAGTGAACCTGGCAGTAAGCAAGTCATTAGCGCAAATTCAAGCGGGTATAACAGAAATGGAAATTGATGCAGCGGGAAATGCGGCACTGTTTGAAGCAACTGCTGCACAATATCCGGATTCGGTTATTGATGTAGTGGTTATGTCACCTTCCGGCTTAAAACGAAGCATTATGCCGCACGTCTTCTCCAATACAAGAAAAATTGAAGCGGGAGATGTCATTATTCACAGCAGGCAAGTCGGGCTAAATGGATATCGTGCCGAATTAGAGAGAACCGTCATTGTCGGAAAGCCAACAGCCCAACAGGAAAAGGCCTTTCAAGCTGCAATAGAAGCACAGCAGCGTGCGATTGATTTTATTAAACCAGGTGTGAAATTTTCAGAGGTAGATGGAGTTGCCCGTGAAGTGTTTGAAAGGGCGGGACTTGAGAAATATGCGATTCACCGCACTGGACATGGAATAGGTGTATCGGCACATGAGCAGCCATTTTTGCGTTATGACCATCATGATGTGGTAGAGGAAGGAATGGCTTTCTCAATCGAACCTGGGATTTATATACCGGAGGTTGGCGGTTTCAGACACTCTGATACTGTTCTGATTACATCTGATGGATGCCGATTAATCACAGAATACCCGCGTGATATGGAGTCCCTGCTTTATTAA
- a CDS encoding metal-dependent hydrolase family protein yields MEFVISNVQLLYGEELDCKKGLAVWIKDGLIKDIFPESKLPAGVKVIDGNGGFLAPGLIDLHIHMMWDGSLNPVQTSETEGYEQMLIRAVANCQTYLQHGITTVRDIGSIDDIALHVAKGIKRGLIPGPDVIASGKTITMTGGHDPFWARFVDGKDEALKGVREQIFKGAEVIKVSATGGVYGRIEGEQVGHAELSLEEQEVICKEAHRFGLKVASHAIGREGILNSVLAGVDTIEHGHFLDDELAALMEERKTAWIPTLFVYKQIATQDGIPSYARDKAEEIVSIHRNAFETYFNRNILIGAGSDAGSPCTSHRALLDELYTMNEIVPDAKKVLKTATVNAGKILGRNVGQIKEGYRANLILLKENPVDCLNNLECIEMVVVRGEPDGKNCC; encoded by the coding sequence ATGGAGTTTGTGATTTCGAATGTGCAGCTGTTGTATGGGGAAGAATTGGATTGTAAAAAGGGGTTAGCTGTTTGGATAAAAGATGGTTTGATCAAGGATATATTCCCTGAATCCAAACTGCCAGCCGGCGTAAAGGTCATCGATGGAAATGGAGGATTTCTCGCTCCAGGCTTAATAGATTTACATATTCATATGATGTGGGACGGTTCATTAAATCCAGTTCAAACCTCTGAAACAGAAGGCTATGAACAGATGCTGATAAGGGCCGTTGCTAATTGTCAAACCTATCTTCAGCACGGTATAACAACTGTCAGGGACATTGGCTCCATTGATGACATTGCGCTGCATGTGGCAAAAGGGATCAAAAGGGGGCTTATTCCAGGACCTGATGTCATTGCCAGCGGAAAAACAATAACCATGACAGGCGGGCATGATCCGTTCTGGGCAAGATTTGTCGATGGGAAGGATGAGGCATTAAAAGGAGTACGCGAACAAATTTTTAAGGGTGCTGAAGTAATTAAAGTAAGTGCAACCGGCGGGGTCTATGGAAGAATAGAAGGTGAACAGGTCGGCCATGCAGAGCTTAGCTTGGAAGAGCAGGAAGTCATCTGTAAAGAGGCACACCGTTTTGGACTTAAAGTGGCGTCCCATGCGATTGGCCGTGAGGGAATACTTAATTCGGTTCTTGCTGGTGTGGATACAATTGAGCATGGTCATTTTCTGGATGATGAATTGGCTGCCTTAATGGAAGAACGGAAAACCGCCTGGATTCCGACATTGTTCGTCTACAAGCAAATTGCAACACAGGATGGGATTCCTTCTTATGCAAGAGACAAAGCTGAGGAAATTGTCAGCATTCACCGAAATGCATTTGAAACCTATTTTAACCGGAATATTTTAATTGGAGCCGGTTCAGATGCGGGTTCACCATGCACCTCTCACCGGGCGCTGCTGGATGAATTGTATACCATGAATGAGATTGTTCCTGATGCGAAAAAAGTGCTAAAAACAGCTACCGTTAATGCAGGGAAAATATTAGGACGTAACGTTGGGCAAATTAAAGAGGGATACAGGGCAAATCTGATTTTGCTTAAGGAAAATCCAGTTGATTGCCTAAATAATTTAGAATGCATAGAAATGGTTGTTGTGAGAGGAGAACCAGACGGTAAGAATTGCTGCTAA
- a CDS encoding 2-acyl-glycerophospho-ethanolamine acyltransferase, with translation MRRKELKVFTFISFRIAIVNVIIWLISLLILSVTSGENLDSILRVFVILAFLGSVFAIPLSIVSMFSKEQLSKRILALLINFLPMILIGYALMTEIIDEFFGNAP, from the coding sequence TTGCGAAGGAAAGAGCTGAAGGTATTTACTTTCATTTCATTTAGGATAGCCATCGTGAATGTCATTATATGGCTAATTTCTTTATTGATATTATCAGTAACATCAGGCGAGAATCTGGATTCTATACTGCGGGTATTTGTTATTCTTGCCTTTCTTGGTTCCGTGTTTGCCATACCATTGAGCATCGTTTCTATGTTCAGTAAAGAACAATTATCTAAAAGGATTTTGGCCTTACTAATTAATTTTTTGCCTATGATCCTAATTGGTTATGCGCTAATGACGGAAATTATAGATGAATTTTTCGGGAATGCACCATAG
- a CDS encoding spore germination protein, which produces MKFFRKYMKQPNSTQQHNHHNLISSELMANIEKVQSIFCETPDLVVRNFVIKSSQRRAAIIYLSGITDSQAIYNHVLKPLLFENGNNHNENDFRVSLGQIKESKLMYEIESAILNGECVLFVENGTRAFIYNTPLFPKRSIEESPIESSLLGAHVGFTEAVGDNVALIRNYIHNRELKIKEITVGKRGKSKLSILYLADVVNQEVLKELEDRIKIIDVDAVMNAGALAEYIEDDPYSPFPQLLVTERPDFAASEILQGRIVTVVDRSPSVIIGPATFDSFFKTIDDYSARWMVATFIRLMRYFGFFIAIFLPAVYIAIISFHVDIIPLKLLLSLGESRERIPFPPYIEAFIMELTLEMLREAGIRLPARIGQTVGIVGGIVIGQAAVEAGIVSNIMVIVVALTAIASFIIPNYEMGSAIRIIRFPMMIIASFFGFVGIIVGFMMIIAHFISLESLGMPYGSPFAPLSFQDWKDALIRLPQWSIQKRPLNTGAIQLKKANPNRPEGEET; this is translated from the coding sequence ATGAAATTCTTTCGGAAATACATGAAACAGCCGAATTCAACTCAGCAGCATAATCATCATAATCTGATTAGTTCAGAATTAATGGCAAATATAGAAAAAGTTCAGTCAATCTTTTGTGAGACACCTGACCTGGTTGTGCGGAATTTCGTCATAAAATCATCTCAGAGGCGTGCTGCAATCATATACTTGAGTGGAATAACTGATAGTCAGGCGATTTATAATCATGTGTTAAAACCACTTCTATTTGAAAACGGCAACAATCATAACGAAAATGATTTCAGGGTATCACTGGGTCAAATAAAAGAATCGAAACTGATGTATGAGATTGAAAGTGCGATTCTAAATGGCGAATGCGTCCTGTTTGTTGAAAATGGAACAAGGGCCTTCATTTATAATACGCCTCTTTTTCCTAAAAGATCTATTGAAGAATCCCCAATAGAATCTTCCTTGCTGGGTGCCCATGTGGGATTCACAGAAGCCGTGGGAGATAATGTAGCGTTAATACGTAATTATATTCACAACAGGGAATTAAAGATAAAAGAAATCACAGTTGGAAAAAGGGGAAAATCGAAGCTATCCATCCTTTATCTGGCAGATGTGGTTAATCAAGAGGTGTTGAAGGAGCTTGAAGATCGGATCAAGATAATCGATGTCGATGCTGTAATGAATGCAGGTGCGCTGGCAGAATACATCGAGGATGATCCTTATTCTCCTTTTCCGCAGCTGTTAGTGACAGAACGCCCTGATTTTGCGGCTTCGGAAATTTTACAGGGACGAATCGTCACCGTTGTTGACCGTTCACCAAGTGTCATAATCGGCCCGGCAACATTTGATTCTTTTTTCAAGACCATTGATGATTACAGTGCGCGCTGGATGGTTGCCACTTTTATTCGGCTGATGAGATACTTCGGTTTCTTTATCGCCATATTTCTGCCGGCAGTCTATATCGCAATCATATCTTTTCATGTTGATATCATTCCTTTAAAGCTTCTATTGTCACTGGGCGAATCACGAGAGAGGATTCCCTTTCCGCCTTATATTGAGGCATTTATTATGGAGCTCACTCTGGAAATGCTTAGGGAAGCGGGGATCCGGCTACCAGCCCGGATTGGCCAGACGGTTGGCATTGTTGGAGGTATCGTCATTGGCCAAGCAGCAGTAGAAGCAGGGATTGTCAGCAATATCATGGTGATTGTTGTGGCTTTGACAGCCATAGCTTCTTTTATTATTCCTAATTATGAAATGGGGTCTGCCATTCGGATCATTCGGTTCCCCATGATGATTATTGCTTCGTTTTTTGGATTTGTAGGAATTATAGTTGGTTTCATGATGATCATTGCGCATTTCATTTCGCTTGAATCTTTGGGGATGCCGTATGGAAGTCCCTTTGCCCCTTTAAGCTTTCAGGATTGGAAGGATGCATTAATCCGGCTGCCTCAGTGGTCGATTCAAAAACGGCCTTTAAATACAGGAGCCATTCAATTGAAAAAGGCAAATCCCAACCGCCCGGAAGGTGAAGAAACGTGA
- a CDS encoding GerAB/ArcD/ProY family transporter — protein sequence MISKNKITLKQYIFLIHGVQMGVGALTLPRELAEKAGTDGWISIIVCWFLATLASLIIIQIMKRNPDGTILDLLERYFGKWIGSAGTILFALYFALLANVIFIREALFIQAWILPGAEVYMLILLLSVPSYLIVRKNVSILGRYSEFVFFMTLWTIIIYLLPLKYASWLHLLPVFKEGIKPIISGVNTAVFSFLGFEIAFFLYPFLQKKERASMGIVIANTLSLVAFLMITLAAFAFYSPDEIIIYNEPMLEMLKVIELRFIERLEIVFFSFYLFVMSTTVLPYMFMTVYCTSQLAGKHDHRRHLAWFLIIEFVFVVFFPPSFERNTMLKHVSEMAGLLVAFVFPLCLWGYVWLHGIFKRRPIS from the coding sequence GTGATAAGTAAAAATAAAATTACCTTAAAGCAATACATTTTTTTGATTCATGGTGTTCAAATGGGGGTTGGAGCATTAACACTGCCGCGTGAATTAGCTGAAAAGGCTGGGACGGATGGCTGGATTTCCATCATTGTCTGCTGGTTCCTTGCGACTTTGGCCAGTTTAATCATCATACAGATTATGAAGAGAAATCCGGACGGAACGATTCTGGATCTTTTAGAACGTTATTTTGGAAAATGGATTGGAAGCGCAGGAACCATTCTCTTTGCATTGTATTTTGCTTTATTAGCCAATGTAATTTTTATTCGCGAGGCTCTTTTTATCCAGGCGTGGATTCTGCCCGGTGCCGAAGTGTATATGTTAATTTTGCTATTATCCGTTCCAAGCTATTTGATTGTCCGGAAAAACGTCAGTATATTAGGCAGGTATAGTGAGTTCGTTTTTTTCATGACATTGTGGACTATCATTATCTATCTATTGCCTTTGAAATATGCCAGCTGGCTCCATTTGCTTCCCGTCTTTAAGGAGGGGATAAAGCCCATTATTTCTGGTGTAAACACAGCTGTATTTTCATTTTTGGGTTTTGAAATTGCATTCTTTCTCTATCCCTTTTTACAAAAGAAAGAGAGAGCCTCCATGGGTATTGTGATTGCTAATACACTCTCATTGGTTGCCTTTTTGATGATAACCCTGGCAGCGTTTGCCTTTTACAGCCCTGATGAAATTATCATATATAACGAACCTATGCTTGAAATGTTAAAGGTTATCGAGCTTCGATTTATAGAAAGACTGGAAATTGTGTTTTTTTCCTTTTATTTATTTGTGATGTCTACAACAGTCCTCCCATACATGTTTATGACCGTATATTGTACAAGCCAGCTTGCTGGAAAACACGATCATCGGAGACATTTAGCATGGTTTTTGATTATAGAATTTGTATTTGTGGTGTTTTTTCCTCCAAGCTTCGAAAGAAATACAATGCTTAAACATGTGTCAGAAATGGCAGGTTTACTCGTCGCCTTTGTTTTTCCTCTATGCTTATGGGGATATGTCTGGCTGCATGGAATTTTTAAAAGGAGGCCAATCTCATGA
- a CDS encoding Ger(x)C family spore germination protein gives MNRWFLPLLIVFLVAMLSGCGRNIPLEDLTIALILGIDLDEENNLIISESSPVFNKEAKKNAETYQTETKSIRESRRYFDSLSTGKVTAAKIQVLLIGKRILEHEDWFSILDTVYRNPAFSINTRVIVVDGPVSNVMFYEAKDKPQLSLYLKGVVDNNIDRTRTVIATLQTLHRQMYEKGITPSLSEIKKDSDIKLTGVTLLDKKGKYVDTLSIQDSSLLVLLKDEQKEELTLSLPMTKLNEEPGIFHRNELSLDVVKANIKVITSYEQGKFHFNYKIKLAVNIIERLFPAGSVKEKELQKMIENELTSRFEDVIKKIQENKIDPIGLGIHARAFQYEQYKKVEGHWGEALADSNIDVTVDVTIKSTGAIR, from the coding sequence ATGAACCGCTGGTTTCTGCCCCTTCTTATTGTTTTTCTTGTCGCCATGCTATCAGGCTGCGGAAGAAATATCCCGCTGGAAGATTTAACGATTGCTTTGATTCTTGGTATTGATTTAGATGAGGAAAATAATCTGATCATTTCAGAATCAAGTCCCGTGTTTAATAAGGAGGCTAAAAAAAATGCTGAAACTTATCAAACCGAAACAAAATCCATACGGGAGTCGAGGAGATATTTTGATTCCCTGTCAACCGGAAAGGTGACGGCGGCGAAAATTCAAGTCCTGCTGATTGGAAAACGGATATTGGAACATGAAGATTGGTTTTCAATCCTTGATACGGTATACCGCAACCCGGCCTTTTCCATCAACACAAGAGTCATAGTGGTGGATGGTCCAGTGTCTAACGTTATGTTTTATGAAGCGAAGGATAAACCGCAGTTATCCCTATATTTGAAGGGAGTGGTCGATAATAATATTGATCGAACGAGAACAGTCATTGCCACACTCCAAACACTTCATAGGCAAATGTACGAAAAAGGGATTACACCATCACTGTCGGAAATAAAAAAAGACAGCGATATTAAATTAACTGGCGTAACATTATTGGATAAAAAAGGGAAGTATGTTGATACGCTCAGTATTCAAGATTCATCACTTCTGGTTTTATTAAAGGATGAACAGAAGGAAGAATTGACCCTCTCGCTGCCAATGACAAAGCTAAATGAGGAACCAGGCATTTTTCACAGGAATGAGTTGAGTCTGGATGTTGTAAAGGCAAACATTAAAGTCATAACATCTTATGAACAAGGAAAATTTCATTTCAACTATAAAATTAAATTGGCAGTAAATATCATTGAACGTTTATTTCCTGCAGGGAGTGTAAAGGAAAAGGAGCTGCAGAAGATGATTGAGAATGAATTGACATCCAGATTTGAGGATGTGATTAAGAAAATCCAGGAAAACAAAATTGATCCAATCGGACTCGGTATTCATGCAAGAGCCTTTCAATATGAACAATATAAAAAAGTTGAAGGGCATTGGGGCGAAGCACTTGCGGATTCAAACATTGATGTTACCGTAGACGTTACGATAAAATCAACTGGTGCTATAAGGTAA